The DNA region ATTTTGAGGTGGAGTATAATAATGATTACCGGAAACATCATGGTGGCGGGGGAGATGAGAGGGAGAGAAGGAAGGGTTCGGATGAGAGGATCGAAAAAGTTGGTAGTCACAATAAATTAACAGAACCATCATTACCTAAAGGCTCAAAAGTTACAGATCAAGAGCTTAAGTTGTTCGATTCCAAGAGAAAAGATCCTGGATATGAAAGGGAGGTAGATACATTTAAACTCTTAAAAGCTGAGGGATATGATATAACACCGTTAAAAGAAATACCTGGTGGAAATGGCTGGGGAATAGCACCTCAATCAAACCCAGACTTTATAATAGAGGGTAATGTATTTGATTGTTATTCTCCTCAAGGTATCTTATCAGATAATAAGGTTAGAGAAATATACAAGAAAACGAAAAAACAAGCAAATAGAATAATCTTAAATCTTGATGACTTTAATGTTGATGATATAGGCGACTTAAAACAAGGAATACTGAGAAAAGCTAACCCTAATGGTGATTTGAAAAATTTGAAGGAGTTACTTGTTGTTAAAGATGGTAAAATAACAAGATGGTTTTGGAAAGGAGATTAAATTGGAAATAACGTATTATTTTAAAAACCATTTTCATAATAGAGAGGAAATTGAAAGTTTTCTTCTGCATCAGGTAAAATGCATTGCTGGATCCGAAGGGAATTTCAGCTTTACAAAGCAAGAAGAAAGTGAGGAAGGTGAAGAAGATGATTTGTATGTTAAATGTCCATTCTTCAGCTTCAGTACTTCGCTTTATGATGTGAATAACATTTCTAGGGTCTATGATCTCCATATCAATTATAGTTTGTATTGCAGTGTACATACAGATGGAGAAAAGAAATTTCTAGAGTTTTTAAGTAATATGCTTAAAAGTTGCAGTGGAGATGCTTTGCTATTAATGGATTCAGAATATAGAGTATTGGAAAGAAAAAGGAATGTTTTATATGCAGACAGCCACTTTTTTAATGATGATCATAAGGTATTAAATCTTTCTTATAAGTTGGGAGTATATAAAAATTTCGTGTTACGAGTCGAAGGTAGTTTTGCCAAAGAAGAAATCAAACTGAAAAGTCTAGAAATTTTAGAAGACTCTGAGAATGAAGACAAGGCTAGGGTAGTAGAAGATTCTGATGACTCACCTGGAATTACTATCGTTTGGGATGATTTACAAATACATGCTATTAAGGTTCGAACTGCAGTAAATGTAATGTGCGATCATATTTTTACTTCTGATGATGTTGCGAGGTTAAAGAAGATGTTAAGCTTTTTTAAAAGCGTTACTACCAGATTTGCTGGAGATTATCAATTAACGAGAGTGCAGGGGTATTGGAGGGGATATCGTAAAGAAAGTGTACTTTTAGAAAGAAAAAATGGCAGAGTAACCGTTAATGACCAAGAAGAGGAAGCATATTTGTTGTACGGGTTTAATTTTAATTAAATGACGCATGTATTTTAGTATAAGATGTATGCACAGAATTATATGAGAAAAATATACACAGTTTTAACAGAATAGCATTACTTGAACAGGTCGATTATGGTTAGAACCACCAATATCGACCGTTTTTGTTTAGGGTTATGGAGGTTTATAAGGGGATGGCTCTAGAATACTCACTTATGTTAGAGGATATGCAACTATCTAATACCATGATTATTAGTGAGGTAGAAAAAAATGAAACCAAGCAAATTCGATTACTTTTTCCCTTCCTAAGTACAGCGTCAATATCTGTTATGGTGGAAGTGGAAAGCCCAGGAAGAACTAAATGTCGTCACTGCATCATGAGGGAGAACGAATTCATGAAAAGGATCATTGTCTTTGACTTTGATTTTGGTGAAATAGAAATTATGGCAAGCAGTTTTAAAGAATATTTAGAAAAAGCGCTCCGTGAAAAATTGAATATATAGTTTTATCAAGTCTGTATCATGGAGTTGAAGTTATTCATAATGATGGAAATAAAATTCCAAAAAAATAAGAGGTAATTCATATGGCGTGGCAATATCAAGATTTAATAGATGAATTCTATAGGGATGTCGAAAGGTGCAAAAAAGATTATTATAGTCACGACGAAGCAATAAAACCTTCAATATCACAAATGAGCGTGTAATCATCTTCTTTTTCATTTTTTCTATTTATTTTATAAATCAAAACAATACTCATTACCTCCATGATATATATCGTACAAACCAACGCAAGTACACATTCCTGGATTATTTCTCACTGAAGCATCAATAACACCTTGCAAGATCATGCATATTGGTACTAATGAAACCGTACTTTTCATATTCTTTAAAAGAAAAAATAGGGGGGAGTGTAAAGCTAGTTGAAAAAAGTTAAGGTTAGTTTACAGCCCATTGTAAGTAAGATAAATTTACCGACTGTAATGAAAACAGCTGTGCTTCCGGGGGACTCCATTGAAAGATTATTTATTGCAACCCAGGTAGGAGAGATCTTTTACATAGGAAACGGAGTTATAAGGACTTTTTTGGATATTCGCCCACGAATCATAAAACTAGGTGCTTCTAGAGGCGGATATGACGAACGCGGATTAGTAGGGCTGGCGTTTCATCCCGATTTTTATTATAACGGCCGGTTTTATCTTCATTATTCTGTGGCCGGAACACAAGGTCCGGGTGCTCTTCCTAAACCTTTCAAGCCAGACCCGTGTGATCCGGAAACCTTAAACTTACAGTGGATGAATAGGGAAACGCAATATGATCACATTGATACCGTTGAAGAATGGATTTTACAGCCGAATGGGCAACCTCAAAAACGACGGACATTGCTTAACATAAGAAGACCATTTTTTAATCATAATGGCGTCAATAGTTTAAACTTTTCACCTGAAAATGGAAAACTGATATTAACAACCGGAGACGGCGGAGCGGGCTATGACCCATTTAATTTAAGTCAGGATGATATGGAAATCGCCGGAAAAATAATTGAAATCGATGTGGCTAAGAATACACTTATCGAAAATCCGCCTGTAGTCACACGTTTTAATGAACTTCCATCAACTATTCAGGAAACGCTTACGGCAATGGCTAAAGGGGTTCGCAATATTCCGGGGGTTTCCTTTCAAAGGTCTTATAGTCAGTATATTAAATATGTAGGAAATGTCGGGCAAGGTTTGGTAGAGTCGATTTTTTCATTCACTCATTATAAACCCATACCGGTTACACAGCTTATTCAAGCTTCTTTAATGAAAGTTGAGCTTGACTCGGAGGGATTTATTAATTTTGGCTGGCGAGGGTGGGAAGGTGCTTTTCCGACTTCGATTATAAGAGATTGCCCCACGAGCCCAATCTTGGATGAGAAAACAATCGCTTATTACAATGAAGCAGTAAAAACTTCAGCGAGGCGTCTTCAGCCTTTAACTAGTTATTTTCATAAAGACCCCCGTCCCGATAAGTTTGGAGGAACTTCACTTACAGGAGTCCAGTCATATATGGGGAATGGAATCCCCGATTTAAAAGGAAGCGTTGTGTTTACCGATCTTGCCCGAAAAGAAGAATCTCGACCTCCGGTTAATGGGGTTCTGGCTTACACTAGGATAAGATATGATTGCAAACTAAGTGATTTTGGTGTGATTGAAACCAATTATAACTTTGGGTCTCAATCCGCTTATTATGTTAGTTTGGGGACGAATCTGGATCAGAGCAGGCTATATTTAGGGGTGCATGGCTCTATGAAAGTGACTGATTTTAATCAAGGTACTGTTTTTGAAATTGTTCCATAATCCGTATAATGGATAACCCAGAGCTCATATTGATGAATATGACTTTTTTGCGCCGAGGAGGGAGGATCTTGCCTGGCGAAATATGTTTTGGGCGATAAGTACCGCAATGGCTAAAGATCCAACTCCAGGACCTAACGGCACCGTTCTTCTTAATGTTGAACACGGGACAGCATATAGAGTGTTTTCTCCCATGGCTTGGACACGTATTAAAGGAATCATCGAAGATGTGGTAGGAGGGGGTTACCTAAGGTTACGATGGAAACAGACACATTTTTTTCCTTATTATTTATTGACCAATGTTACAATAAACAATATCATTAGGAATATATGGTTGATAATTCCATTATTGAACAGAGGAGGTGTTCGTATGAAGCCGGCAAGCACGATTCGCTCTCAATTGGAGGATTATTTAAAAAACAAGAGACTCTCGCTTAATCAGTTCACCGAACTTACAGGGATCAATTCCGGGACGTTAAGCGGGATCATCAATGGCCATCGTCCCATTGCCATGCAGCAGCTTGACCGGATTACGGAGGGGATGGGGTTGCCCGAAGGTTATTTTTACGATTTGTATGTTGACGAGTGTTTCTTTCAGGCCGCGCCCGATTGGCGCAGACTTGGGCCCTTCTTGCGGCGTTGCGCCGAACTGAACAAGCTGGACTGTATCGAGCGGTCAATACGGTTGATGTTGGACAACCTATCTTACATACCCCTACTTTTTCACTTGGCCGAGCAGTTTTTTCATGAAGGCAAACAAGAAGCGGCCATCTTGCTGTATGAAGCCGTAGCGGAAGGTGAACAGAAGCAGCATTCCGAACGGCTGGCGCTGTGTCAATACCGGTTGTTCACGTTGCGGCTGTCTAAAGATCAGAACCGGAATTTATTGTTGACCGTGCAATTTGAGCCTTTTGTCGACCGGCTGGACGAGCCCTATCAACTGGATGCACTGAATGATTTAATCAATGTGTTTGGTTCATTACGTCACTGGGAAAAGGTAAAGGAATTAGCTGAAAAACTGAAAATAAAAGCGACCATTCATTATGAGTTAAACGGGAGCAAAAAATCACCGGAAACCCAAAAGCAAATTGTTTTTTACATTTTCTATTCTTATTTATCATTGGGTGCAGCTCATTTTATTTTAGAAGATTATGAGAATGCACTCCATTATGTCTCCTTGTATACGGATTGCAGTTGGGTCAAGAACCCCACTGAAGACGAGGTGGCTGTAATTGAGCAGTTTCAAGAATGGGCTGAAGGCAACCGTCATATGTATCAATTAGTGTCCGGCAAGGTCGAAGTTCTTTCGGAATATTTGGAATATATTTCCGCAAGGGAATATGAAGTATTCCCTGCCTTATGTGAGATCGTGACTGCTGCGAACAAGTTCGATATAAACATCGACGATGCGCTTGAAAAATACACATCTTATCTAACTTATGAAGAGCAACACCACCGTATTAAGAAAATTAGCGAGCAATATACCGGAGATCGATACGCAAATTTGTTGGCAGGTTTAGGGGAGTATTATTTAAACAAAAAAGCTTTTGCCCAAGGACTGGAGTATGTACTGGACAGTTTAGCATTTGCGATTGAAATTTATAACAGATACGGTATGCTAAAATGTATAGGGCTATTTGAACAATACCGGAATTTTGCATCGGAAGCGGCAAACGAGCGGTATAAAAATTTAATTAGCGAGGTGCAAAAACTGAATGAAAAGAAAGTTGGCTATATGGATATTTACATGTAGCTTATTGGCGGCTGTGGCGGCCCCAGTTACTACTCTAGTCCCTATCGGAAAGCAGCAAAGCCCCGGCGTTATCACCACGAATAGTCACGGTTTTGGTTAATATTAAACTTTATAGTTGTAAAAAAGACCACTTGGCTATCATTGGCCTCGCTGGTCTTTTTTTGCGGCTTTAATGCATTTATGAATCCCGCATCTAAACTAATGTTTCAACTTTCGCAGAACCCAAATCGGCTCCTATTTAATTTCGCCGGGCCGGTTGACACGCAAAAGTGTGCTTGACCGGCTTGGCTCTGCCCATTAACTGTAAATCGTACAACTAACTTTACGTCCATTCACCCAATCATCTGTTTAATTGCATTTCATACATTTATTTCCTGATTTTAGCCTCATTCTTCAAAAGATAGCGGAGTAATTGCAGGTTTTACACTTAATCAAGCGCTGTGGCAGCATTTCAGGATAAGTAAATGTACATTTTGCAACTATTCTATTCAACATGGACCAGGAAAGCTAGGGCTGGAAGCAGGTATGCTCAGGTGAGGCGTCGCTTTACTGCAACCGCTGGAGCTGATCCACAAAATCGCCTCCGAAGTCGCCTCTGAAATCGCTTCAAAATGCATAAATCGGGCCCGTCAGTAAATCCGATAATTTCCGCTTAAGGCCAAAAGGCTAAAAAAATACAGGCAGTTGTCGTAATAACGCCGTTGGCCGGTGCGCAAAGGTGTATTCCAAAGCAGACGGACAAAATGACTCGCTTCCGGGCCGTCGGCGGCGAGCGATGTCATCGCGTTGGTCGCCAGCAGTCCTATCGGGTGCAGCGCCGGTTCGTCGAAGGGCTGTCCGTCTATGGTATATCGGCGGTAATCGGAAACTTCAATGTTCCGAAAAAAGCTTTGAATCCGGTTGGATTGCCCGACCTGCCAGGGATCTTTTCGGAACCATGCCCAATCCAGCCCGATATTGGCGGCAACCCGGTAAGCCTCGCTGAAGAAATGACGGAAATCGCCATGCGGCTGCGGCTCTGCCGGGGTTCCGTCAAAATTGGCGTATTCGGGGGCAAGACCGGTTTCCGGATGGCATGCGGCGTGAAGGTAAGCGCGGCTGGCATCCGCAGCTTGTTTCCAAAACGCACCGTCCCGCTCGTCGGCCCGAAGGGCGAACAAATCGTAAAAATGCGGCAGGTGGTAAGACGGATCGCTGAAAGGGGATTCCGGTACGAATTTGATTAATTTCGTTTCCGGGTCCCACATCGGATCGCCGTCGCCGGCTTCGCCCTGATGTACGCATGCGCGCAAAATCGTTCGCGCCTGCTCGGAATAGTTATAAGGTTCCGGCCCGTCTCCCCAACGGCTTGCGGCGAAAAACAGGGCCATTGCGAAATATTCTTCCCCGTCCGGCGCGGGCCCCTGGGAGATGCGGGTGCCGTCAGGCTTGCAATGCCAGGCAAAGTAATGGGCGTAACGGCCTTCTTTGTGCTGCATAAACGTCTTCGAGAAGTTCCACAACCGGTCAAACTCTTCTTTTTTGTTCATTTGCACGGCCATCATCATCCCGTAGGACATCCCTTCCGTCCGAACGTCCAGATTGCCGGTATCGAGAATATAGCCTTTATCGTCGCCCAACTGATAATAGATCCGCACATCCGGATCTCCATAAAACAAATCGGTCCATGTCCGCTCGAGCCTAGCCTCGATGTCCGCTTTGGGATAGCCGAGCTCCTTGAACAGGTTCCTGTATTCTTTCGTATAAAAAGCGCCTTGTTGGATAATTGGCATAGAAAAATCCTCCATATTTTCTATTTTTGCTATATTATAGCACAATAGGAGGTAAATAAATTAAAGCGTTTTCTCGAAAAAGTATAGTAATTACAATTCTTCATAAGGAGGGGTCTGAATGTATTCCGTCATTATTGTGGACGATGAGTTGTTTGTCCGGAAAGGCTTAATCGAAATGATCGATTGGGAAAGCAGCGGCTTTAAAGTGATTGACGAGTCCGATAACGGAGAAGACGCCCTGGCGATCATCCAGGCGAAAAAACCGGATCTGGTCGTGACCGACATCCGTATGCCGGTGCTGGACGGGCTCGAATTGATCGAGGCCGCGAGCAAGCTGCAGTTGGAAACGGAATTCGTCATCATCAGCGGGCATAACGATTTCCGCTATGCCCAGCAGGCGGTGCGGTTCGGCGTGCAGGATTATGTGCTCAAGCCCAT from Paenibacillus macerans includes:
- a CDS encoding PQQ-dependent sugar dehydrogenase, whose translation is MKKVKVSLQPIVSKINLPTVMKTAVLPGDSIERLFIATQVGEIFYIGNGVIRTFLDIRPRIIKLGASRGGYDERGLVGLAFHPDFYYNGRFYLHYSVAGTQGPGALPKPFKPDPCDPETLNLQWMNRETQYDHIDTVEEWILQPNGQPQKRRTLLNIRRPFFNHNGVNSLNFSPENGKLILTTGDGGAGYDPFNLSQDDMEIAGKIIEIDVAKNTLIENPPVVTRFNELPSTIQETLTAMAKGVRNIPGVSFQRSYSQYIKYVGNVGQGLVESIFSFTHYKPIPVTQLIQASLMKVELDSEGFINFGWRGWEGAFPTSIIRDCPTSPILDEKTIAYYNEAVKTSARRLQPLTSYFHKDPRPDKFGGTSLTGVQSYMGNGIPDLKGSVVFTDLARKEESRPPVNGVLAYTRIRYDCKLSDFGVIETNYNFGSQSAYYVSLGTNLDQSRLYLGVHGSMKVTDFNQGTVFEIVP
- a CDS encoding helix-turn-helix domain-containing protein; the protein is MKPASTIRSQLEDYLKNKRLSLNQFTELTGINSGTLSGIINGHRPIAMQQLDRITEGMGLPEGYFYDLYVDECFFQAAPDWRRLGPFLRRCAELNKLDCIERSIRLMLDNLSYIPLLFHLAEQFFHEGKQEAAILLYEAVAEGEQKQHSERLALCQYRLFTLRLSKDQNRNLLLTVQFEPFVDRLDEPYQLDALNDLINVFGSLRHWEKVKELAEKLKIKATIHYELNGSKKSPETQKQIVFYIFYSYLSLGAAHFILEDYENALHYVSLYTDCSWVKNPTEDEVAVIEQFQEWAEGNRHMYQLVSGKVEVLSEYLEYISAREYEVFPALCEIVTAANKFDINIDDALEKYTSYLTYEEQHHRIKKISEQYTGDRYANLLAGLGEYYLNKKAFAQGLEYVLDSLAFAIEIYNRYGMLKCIGLFEQYRNFASEAANERYKNLISEVQKLNEKKVGYMDIYM
- a CDS encoding glycosyl hydrolase family 8 gives rise to the protein MPIIQQGAFYTKEYRNLFKELGYPKADIEARLERTWTDLFYGDPDVRIYYQLGDDKGYILDTGNLDVRTEGMSYGMMMAVQMNKKEEFDRLWNFSKTFMQHKEGRYAHYFAWHCKPDGTRISQGPAPDGEEYFAMALFFAASRWGDGPEPYNYSEQARTILRACVHQGEAGDGDPMWDPETKLIKFVPESPFSDPSYHLPHFYDLFALRADERDGAFWKQAADASRAYLHAACHPETGLAPEYANFDGTPAEPQPHGDFRHFFSEAYRVAANIGLDWAWFRKDPWQVGQSNRIQSFFRNIEVSDYRRYTIDGQPFDEPALHPIGLLATNAMTSLAADGPEASHFVRLLWNTPLRTGQRRYYDNCLYFFSLLALSGNYRIY